A window of Ranitomeya variabilis isolate aRanVar5 chromosome 2, aRanVar5.hap1, whole genome shotgun sequence contains these coding sequences:
- the LOC143803717 gene encoding uncharacterized protein LOC143803717, giving the protein MESIDVDLLISSIQERGPLWDSRDPRHMDQVVSRRLWAEVAKSLWDGFDSASAKDKGNFMKKLRTRWRSMKDRFNKGIRAAEEQARSGAAASKSVPYKYNRALQFLRPVLSRRQTHSSTLERARPAGADLHESPSDPSQPSHSDSRLAPPSGETAAGPSGFEE; this is encoded by the exons atggagagtattgatgtggacctactgatctccagcatccaggagcgtggcccgttgtgggacagccgtgaccctcggcacatggaccaggtggtgtcgaggcgtttgtgggcagaggtggcaaagtcgctgtgggatggctttgacagtgcctcagcgaaggacaaaggcaacttCA tgaaaaagttgaggaccagatggcgatccatgaaggaccgtttcaataaggggatccgtgctgcggaggagcaagctcggagtggtgctgctgcgtccaagtcggtgccctataaatataacagggcactacagttcttaagaccggtccttagccgccgaca gacacacagcagcaccctcgagcgagctcgccccgcaggagcggaccttcatgaatcgccatctgacccgtcacagccctcccacagcgacagcaggcttgcaccaccatctggagaaacggcagccggtccatcag GCTTTGAGGAGTAA